Part of the Candidatus Terasakiella magnetica genome, TTCCATATCCCATCCGGTTATGATCCGAAAAAAGGCCAACGCCTTTCTGTGGCCTCCAAAGACTGGGCCTTCATTGAGCTTAAAGCAGATATGAGCAAAAAGGTCGGCACCATTCCAATCTCAGCCGTTGATCAAGCCCTATTTCGCAGCCTCACACGCGGCAAAACCCGTTTCATTCAAGCAGGCTACAGCCAAGACAAAGCCCATATCCTCAGTGTGAATAACGACTGTAAAATGAAGGGCTATAACAAACAATATAATGTCATCAAACATGGCTGTGATGCAGTACATGGGGATTCAGGCTCGCCCATTTTCTATAATGATAAGGGCACCTATAAAATCGCTTATACCCATGTGGCAACGACGAAAAAAGGCACCTCTGAAGGCATTGGCGTAAGCGGGATTTCTTTTTCCACACACCTTAAAAACATTGGTCTGTGGAAACAGGTTGTAACAGCACGTCGCCCCAAATAACTTAGGTTTTCTTTCTGATGAAAATCAGATAGGTCACAAAGGTCATCAAACCCATCAAGGCAATGGCACTGACCATGGGCAGATGCGTGCCATTATGAAGCAGACCAACACTGCCCCCGACAAGAGCAGCACAACTCATTTGTAAAAAACCCATCAAGGCCGAAGCTGAGCCCGCCATTTTTGGAAAAGGTCCAATAGCGCCTGCCATAGAATTAGGCATCACAATCCCCACACTCATCATAAAGATGACCATGGGGGACACGACACTCACAGCGCTATCACCCCCGCCATAAGCGACCCCCACCAGCAAAGCCCCGCCAAATAGAGAAAGTAAGCTACCATAGCGCAACATTTTCGGTCCGCCCAGTTTGCGCGACAGCTTGCCCGCAATCAATGTTCCAGTGATATAGCCACAAACAACCACACCAAAACAGATACCATAGATATTGGGTTCCAAACCAAACACATCGATAAAGACAAAGGAAGAGCCTGAAATAAAGGCAAACAACCCTGAAAAGACAAAGCTGTTTAGTAACACATACCCCAGAAAGCCACGATGTTTAAGCAGCTCAAGATAATTACCAATTATGCGCGCAGGCTTTAGGGCTTCTGGGTTTTGATGCTCGTTAGTTTCGCGAATTAACAAGGCCACAAGCACAACAAGGATGGCGGCAAAAATACTAATCACCACGAAACTTGCTTGCCAACCAAACCAGATTTGTAAATACCCACCAAACATAGGCGCAACAGCTGGCGCCAAGGCCATGGCAGAGCCCATATAGGCCAGCACTTGGGCTGCACGTTCTTGCCCATAAACATCACGCACAATTGCACGCCCTAAAACAGGCCCACTACAAGCCCCAAAGGCTTGAAAAAATCGTGAAATTATCAGAGCTTCGATTGTAGTTGACATAAAACAGGCAACACTTGCCACCCCATAAACCACAATACCGAATAAAAGAATAGGTCTTCTGCCAAATCGATCAGAAAGCGGACCATAAAAAAGCTGTGAAACGGCAAATCCAGCTAAAAAGATGCTAAGCGTTAACTGAACTTGCGAAACAGTCGCCCCAAAATCCACTTTCATTGCAGGTAGTGACGGGAGGTACATGTCCGTCGAGATCGGACCAAAAGCGACCAGTGCCGTTAAAATCACTGCAAAAAGGAAGGAGTCAGGGCGTAACATATAAAAAGCCATTTAGTTTCATTTGAAACTTACATAGCCTGATTTAGCCGCCCTGTAAAGCAAGCTTATTGATCCAGAATATCGTCCTTAAAAGTGGCAATCTTTTCAATCGCTGCCGTAATATCACTTTCTTCTGTGTGCATTTCACGAAGAATATCGATCACATGTTCAGCGACTTTATTAAAATGGCTTTCATTCATGCCACGTGCCACTAGTGGGCGATGCACGGCGCGCAGATCAAGCTCATGATCCAATTTTGGGCCGCCAAAAATATCAGATAGAAAATCCACCTGCTTTTGCTGTTGAGCCGCAAAATCCATATTTTTAAAGAAACGATTGAGATCTTCATCTAGCGCAATACGCTCATAAAGAAATTCAGCCAATGCTTCCATGGCAGGTTCACCACCCAGACGTATGTAAAGGGAGGCCATTAAATCACCTTACCTCCACCAAACATTGCCAAGGCCTCTTCTAAAGAGTAGCGCAATTCCTGCCTTTGATTAAGTTTATCACGGGCTGCTGCGGGTAAATCATCAAGGTCAATCACCCCTTTAAGGGTTAGAATTTCAATTAAATCCTCAATAACACGTGCCATGGCCATGTCACTTTCTGCCAAATCCAGCAAGGTTGCGGCAGCGCCATCTTGTGTATTCAAAAAGGCCAGAATATCAGGGTGATTTAGAGGAATTTCTTCATCAGCACCATCCTGAGACTGCTGAAAAATTCCTGTGATTTGACCCGATGTATCACGCTGCACAAACGGCATGATCTTCTCCCCAACTTTTGAACTATTCCAAGTGTGACTGAGCCATAGAGAAAGATCAAGACGTTGATCAAAAAACAATAATAAATATGCAACGTACTCGACCTGACTTTACAGATAAGCTACTATCTTTGTGATCAGCTCATAATAATTCGCATTTGCAGTTGACGATGTTTTACACTAACGCAACCGGAGATATCCCATGCTTACAAATATAACTATCGGCAAAAGGCTTTTTCGCCTTTTTTCTGCAATGGCTATTGTTGTCGCGATCACGGGATATGCCGGATATCACTTTTCATCAAGCATCGGGAATGAGGGCTACGAAGTTAGCACAAACCTTGCCCCGCTTGGTGATGCCGCAATGGAGGTAAAACT contains:
- a CDS encoding trypsin-like serine peptidase, with amino-acid sequence MRFILCLTLLMFSMSPLFAAEKAQLRGIKGKDDRILIEKNKYPWTAIGRLNKEIGGFCTGTLVAPKLVLTAAHCLWNKKRKVWLKPHTIHFLAGYRRGSFIEHSIGTKFHIPSGYDPKKGQRLSVASKDWAFIELKADMSKKVGTIPISAVDQALFRSLTRGKTRFIQAGYSQDKAHILSVNNDCKMKGYNKQYNVIKHGCDAVHGDSGSPIFYNDKGTYKIAYTHVATTKKGTSEGIGVSGISFSTHLKNIGLWKQVVTARRPK
- a CDS encoding Bcr/CflA family multidrug efflux MFS transporter; translated protein: MLRPDSFLFAVILTALVAFGPISTDMYLPSLPAMKVDFGATVSQVQLTLSIFLAGFAVSQLFYGPLSDRFGRRPILLFGIVVYGVASVACFMSTTIEALIISRFFQAFGACSGPVLGRAIVRDVYGQERAAQVLAYMGSAMALAPAVAPMFGGYLQIWFGWQASFVVISIFAAILVVLVALLIRETNEHQNPEALKPARIIGNYLELLKHRGFLGYVLLNSFVFSGLFAFISGSSFVFIDVFGLEPNIYGICFGVVVCGYITGTLIAGKLSRKLGGPKMLRYGSLLSLFGGALLVGVAYGGGDSAVSVVSPMVIFMMSVGIVMPNSMAGAIGPFPKMAGSASALMGFLQMSCAALVGGSVGLLHNGTHLPMVSAIALMGLMTFVTYLIFIRKKT
- a CDS encoding group I truncated hemoglobin; translation: MASLYIRLGGEPAMEALAEFLYERIALDEDLNRFFKNMDFAAQQQKQVDFLSDIFGGPKLDHELDLRAVHRPLVARGMNESHFNKVAEHVIDILREMHTEESDITAAIEKIATFKDDILDQ